Genomic window (Diorhabda carinulata isolate Delta chromosome 11, icDioCari1.1, whole genome shotgun sequence):
GTAGATGGGTATTACAACTTGAAAGGTTTCTCAATCTATATAAATCACAACgcataataatcaaattatattatctaGCGTAGCTGCGAATCGTAAGCCGCTTATTTCAAAATGTCGTGAAAAAATGCTTCACATACTGACAGTCTCAATCTACTGTCATCTTTTGCTTAAACGTCAAACTCCTAACCCTTCGGATATCATGTCATTTTCTCactaatattcaatatttttttaattctaaaaaaataaggtACTTCATTTTGAGTAAATATGAAACGCGGACTGTATCAAATATCTAATTTACTGTAACTAACTACTTGAACAGAATTTTGGTACTTGTTTTGATATGATATATTATGTAATTTCGCAGTCGGTTATTTGAGGTTTATATTTTAGGAATGTTGCGTTTTacggtttcaaaaattctaaatgGGGCCAAAGCGAGTCCCAAACACGTATTTGTTGCTACAAGATGTCAAAGTGGAGAAGcgaaaaaaccagaaaaaattGAGGTATTTATAGATGATAATCCGGTGTTGGTTGAACCTGGAACGACGGTACTTCAAGCAGCTGCAATGATTGGTATTGAAATACCAAGATTTTGTTACCACGAACGATTAGCAGTAGCTGGAAATTGTAGAATGTGTCTAGTTGAAGTGGAAAAATCTCCAAAACCCGTTGCAGCTTGTGCAATGCCTGTTATGAAAggtataaacattatttataacattattaaccaaaaaaatatatttttattatatttgtaagGTTGGAGGATTAAAACTGATTCAGAAATGACACGTAAAGCAAGAGAAGGCattatggaatttttgttagttaaTCATCCTTTAGATTGTCCTATTTGTGATCAAGGGGGTGAATGTGATTTACAAGATCAGAGTATGGCGTTTGGGTCTGATAGATCCAGGTTTACTGATATTGATTTTTCTGGTAAAAGGGCAGTCGAAGATAAAGATATTGGTCCATTAGTTAAAACAATTATGACAAGGTGTATACATTGTACCAGATGTATAAGATTTGCTTCTGAAATAGCCGGAGTCGATGATTTaggtaaaaataattaacaatatataaattagttagTACAAAATTTATTCTTAGGTACTACTGGCAGAGGTAATGATATGCAAGTTGGTACTTATATAGAAAAACTATTCATGTCTGAGCTTTCTGGTAATATCATCGATTTGTGCCCCGTTGGAGCTCTGACTAGCAAGCCTTACAGTTTCACTGCAAGGCCTTGGGAAATACGTAAAGTTGATTCTATAGATGTACATGATGCTTTAGgttcaaatattattgtttccACTAGAACTGGCGAAGTTATGCGGATTATGCCAAGagtaaatgaagaaattaatgaGGAATGGTAACAAgctttaatatttattacaattgtttagtacaattaatttatttttactactTCACCCTGGAATTTACAGGTTGGCAGATAAATCAAGATTTTCGTATGATGGATTGAAAAGACAAAGATTGGTGACTCCTATGATAAGGGATAACCAAGGAGAGTTAAAACCAGTGGATTGGGAAATGGCTTTGTTAACTATTTGCAAAGTTATAAAACAAGCAGGTGATATGAGAAAAATGAACCTAATTATagaacaaaatcaaataaaaattacttttcttcaaatttttacttcttagactcTTAATAAGTAATTTGTGAtgatttcttttgattttagatgtcttttctataaaaatcagCTTAAATAACTTGATGTTTAGACCCACcatgatttttatcaaaatattttgaccaaAGCAGGTCGAAAAGTTAAATTTGCATGTTATTTTAAGccgatttttatagaaaaaaaaacttaaaatcatcacaaataaaaataacctaTTTCAGGTAACAAAATTGGAGCTATTGCTGGTGGGTTTGCCGATGCTGAAGCATTGGTAGCTCTAAAAGATCTCTTAAATAGACTTGGATCAGAAAATCTATGTACTGAACATACTTTCCCAATGGACGGATCTGGTACTGATCTCAGATCAAGTTATTTGTTGAACAATAAAATAGTTGGAGCTGAAGAAGCCGATTTGGTGTTATTGATTGGTACTAATCCAAGATTCGAAGCACCTTTGTTAAATGCTAGGCTCAGGAAAGGATTTATTCACAATGATTTGAATGTGAGTGAGGATATAgcttatattaataattgaagattatcttaattcaaataaatttgattttatatttttaaaataagaaaaaattaagaaatatctAATGAACTTATACTCATTTTTAATcaactaatttttcaaaaagaaagaaaaaaatagggATACATTCTTAAGTGAGAAACAACCAAGTTGagtttttgatcaaatttcttatttgttattataatatttgaggAATGACTTGAAGAAATTTCTTGCTTTTTCTTGCTTAGCAGTTTTTAAAGGCTCCTTTGGTTTAGAATGAGATTCATCAACGGCATTagcaaattttcttttaaaaataatattactttATTTCACAGGTGTATCAATTTGATAAAGAAATTGCAAAGCTCATTTGCTCATCTTCACTAAAATTTTCCGAATTAAAATCTGTTCTTCGTTCTTCAGGTAGCTTCAATTGGACCTAAAATCGACCTAACATTTGAACACGAAGATTTGGGTACGGATCCCaatgttttacaaaatattgtcaATGGGCAGCATCCGTTTAGTAAAAAATTGCAAGCTGCTAAGAAACCTCTAATTATCATTGGTTCCGAATCATTGGAAAGGAAAGACGGTGCTGCTATACTTTCAGCTGCACAAACTCTAGCTGCCAAAACAGcgattgaaaataaagaatggAAAGTTTTGAATGTTTTACATAAAGTAGCCAGTCAGGTAAGTgctaaaatcatttattaaacaatattttaatattattgttcTGTTTTCCATGGAAAATACTTTAATTTCCCTTCAAGTTTTCCATTTATTTCCTATTGGCTTTCAGTagtctaattttttttaggttGCAGCTTTAGATATTGGATATACTCCAGGTGTTGATAAGATCAGAGACGGAGATATTCAAGTACTATTTTTATTAGGAGCTGATAACGGTGCAATAGACAAATCAGATTTGCCCAGAGACTGCTTCATTATATACCAAGGTGTGTAGAAAtactaaattaatttatttactgataaaaattttgaaaatgtatcttTGTAGGTCACCATGGTGACCAAGGAGCGACTATAGCTGATGCCATACTACCCGGAGCTGCATATACCGAAAAACAAGCTACTTACGTAAATACTGAAGGTAGAGCCCAACAGACTTTAGTAGCTGTAACTCCACCTGGTAGAGCTAGAGAAGATTGGAAAATTATCAGGGCTTTATCTGAGATTTTGGGAGTTAAATTACCTTATgataatttgaatgaaattagaGATAGGTTAGAAGAAGTGGCACCGCATCTTACGAGATACGGTCATGTAGAAGGGGCCAATTATTTCAGTCAAGCCACTCAATTAGCGAAGGTAAGCAATGAGtgaacattttaattttatttagatatcaGTTTAAAGCCAATATTGATCAATttaatttcagaaattataatttttagcataataaaattttggaaataatgttCTGACTAAATTAAAGTCAATAAAGTCAAATTTTCGcaaaatttaactttgaaagtaaattttagaaaaCTAAACTTAGAAATgctattttttgataaaattaatatcagaAAACTCAATGATTAGCTTGACCAAATTAAAGTATAAAGTccatatttaacaaaattttacttgaaGAATCCAATTTTTGGATGATTGCACTACAGAAGccattttttaaccaaattaattacaaaaaacattttcccCTTAATCAaacttaaaaaaacattttctaacaaaatttaacatatGAAAGTGAATTTTACATAACTAAACttggaaaagccaatttttaattaaattagtcAATGTTTGCCataacttattgaaaaaaatcattatgtcagatagtagttcaaatgaacacTTCGAGTTTCACCAGACTCATCCCTTTGTTGGTTTCTAACAGTTGtagatttttattatgaaagatagtagttcaaatgcacATTTTGACATTCAGAATCATCTCTTATTTGCTTTTGCAGTTACAATAATTGTATCCATATAtaaaaatcttgaatttttttttcaactattgatGCCATTTCCCACTTCAACTTTATTCGGACTCAAGTTTCGGTTATTTggatattaatttgtttttattaacattttgtttgtttcagaaTACTAAAACTACATTTGATCAAGAATCACCTTTAGACGTAAAAATTAAAGAACTTCAAGATTATTATATGACAGATTCGATCAGCAGGGCATCCCCAACAATGGCTAAATGTGTTCAGGCTGTGCTGAAGCAAAAGCAGTCCAGTTGTGGTAAATAGATTGGAAAGTTGACAACATTCTTTATTAGATAAATCTACTGAGCAGTTTCATTCATCAAAACTCAATACTAAAGCATCTCGTTTAAATCGCataaactacatttttaaaaacttttttttataggtgatcatttcaataaaaataatcattagaCAGGTGTAGTATTGTATCTGTTCCAACTGAGTattctaatgtttatttaagtaaaatatgtaaataaaatgttaataaaaaccagtttgttttcatttaaaccAAGAGACTGCGATATAAACAACTTGCAACTAATTTCGGGTAAGTTTAATGACATTGGGAGTGATTTATTCACATTTCATCTTGTCAAATTACAAGATGCCTATAACTAATTTATTGTGGAATTTGCATTTCTTAGGAAATTTAATTGTTACCATCTGTTGTAAGGGGAAAATTAATTACCTGGGAAAAGTGTACTTTTAACTGAAAGAACTTCAATTCAATCAAGTTTTGGATTATTAAACTTTCCTATGAGAACTGgatttagaaaacatttaaaCTACAAAATTAAAAGTAGGTAATTCGCTCAACAGGGGGGTGTAGGACAGGGTTACATTCTGTCGCCTCtcttattcaaaatttactccaatgaaatatttagaaaagcaCTGGCAGAACTATCAGATGGCATCGAAATCAACGGAGAAGAGAATTAAGATTAAAATCAAAGCAAATTTGTGGTGACACTGTTCTTATATTAGCTGGGAAgcttttctaatatctttttaattttgccTTTTATATATAGTGCacatgaaatttcaataatttccttttatttcagGCACAATTTGTATACtaatttcattgtaaattcttattttgtatttatttgggGAATCGAATAGATTTTTGTAtggttatattttgaaaaatataaattcagtttttgtatatgttagagcataagctcctttttacCCAAtttattctattcgttctgttcccGCCTCGCTTGAAtggaataaaaggaaattatggAAGAtaaaaaacttaccagcgatTACAAAAAGCAGTATCACCACAAATGTACTTGATTTTAACTTCAAATAGGCGTTGTAGAATGAGATAGAAAACGTTTtagaatttcgaaaataaaaaaatccgaagtgactactgAGCCACAATAAATggacaaaggaatattcaaagtATTTGGATAAAAACGTAAcaattgaaattatagaattgaataataataaaaaatgtaatttaagtTAGTTGCATACTAACCAAGATAAGAACGAACCAATTTATTATGTCTTGTTTCCTTGAAACcgttgtaatattttttgtttggttttcaACCCATTGTATATCCTAAGTGAGTACAAAGGGTTACATATGTCACGTCCTGTGGTGTATCTAAGACATAATACAGAGGGTTGCACCAGGAGAGTAGGACAAAGAAAGGATTTTTTCTAGAAGTAGAAAAAGTCAACTTTATGAAGTAGCTCCTATGAAAGTAGAAATATTCTCTTCCATTCTACAAATATTAAAAGCTAAGCCATGCATTACAAAGTTGGATATAAACGCCTACTGTCTACTTAGAGTGTCTATTCAGCATTAAATATTGTATGGAAACTGTAAAACTTATTCTTCTTTCTCTCTGTAAAATAACCTTTGTTTATATAACTACACAGTCATATGATATTCtggaattattttaaattttacttggaattcaattataataattagacTTTGAACTAACCCAATTATTACTTTGTAAAGCAAGAGCCTGTTTTGTGATTaagaaatttaaacaatttttacagCAAGGTTATTTGATGTACTACAAAAATGAACTGGGCTACCAttcttttttcactttttggatAGTTTACTCCTTTCATAGAAGAAAAATTGTACTATTTTGATGAAAAgtgtaaatattaataaaacatatattattTCCATCGAAAAAATCCACGTCAAATTTTAAAATCCCCAAGagatttattttcctttatttttctaACAATACTAATAACTATTATAGAGGTACAAAAAATAATGgaccaaatttcaaatattacacCGTATGGCTTAACTTCCAGCTACTTTCaacaatcattattatatttcaatcaatttacgCAAAACTTCAATAATCTATATCCCTGAATCATCTTCATGAATCATTCTATCCATTAATCAatacttaatataaataagttcagtgattttcgagtttttcgagAACAGACAGACAGTACCTTGTTGTCTTTAAGACTTATGTAAACATATTggatcattaatttttttacaaatatattttcattataaaaacgCAGTAATTAGTATTTATAGCACCACTTcctttataataaatgttctcGAACAAGATACATCTCCCTAATCAACTTTTCTTAAATACGGCACTGTGCTGTGTGTACTGTGCATGCACATGTTTATGGAGTCTTCTCTTCTACCACAGAGCGCATGACTCAttgatttttatagaaatgtCAAAAGTAGTGTACAAGTGATGAAACTACggaatttataaagaaaataaatataaacaagtgagtaatttatattaatttcatactTAATATCGATGTGAACGAAACTAGgaattagttttaaaatgacAGCTCACTTCAATTATAAAAACAGTCAAAAAGTCTACTGTTATGATCAGTACCGTATTACTCactattttactattattttaactaaaaatatgtaaataaacaaaaaagtgcataagtatttttttataaattgatacaTATTTGTTTCTGATGTAATTTAACGCGCAGAGGTTGAAGCTAGGTCATGAACATTGATTTTAAACCCCCACACCACAGGGCTGTATTTGGTATTCAAGGGAACGAGCAATGTTGTCTCTTGTTCATTTTTCACGAGatttaagatttatttttaaattttaataaaaaaaactatacttttataaatatgtgatatttttttattaattagattCGATATagaatcaataattatttataaaaactcacAGCTTGatgaatttatttgtaattttattagcGTAAAAAAATTGGTTCGTTTTAAATGATTTCTGTACAGTTGGATTCAAAatgatcaataaataaaaagattcgaaatttaaacgattttattgaattgtatTTGGCAACAGAGCAAACTTTCCGAATACCGGGGGCGTATCTGCACTTAGGGCGGGTTAAGGGAATGGGTGGTGTATGAGTCATGGAAGAGTTCATCGGAATTCTTGTCTACGCACAGCTACAAATTGTATACAAAGGCGACATAAATATGTCTTAAAATATTTAGgattaaacaaaaaagtttgtaattaattaaattaataaaagtgaCATGAATAATTCAGAATTTTCGCCGTACACTATAtagaaacaatacaaaaaaaattattttactgtcaaatatttatcaaaaatcttCTGGAGTTAGATATTATGTGAAATCATATCACTACTGATCCTTTTTCGGTAAATTTGCTGTCAACTTTCACTGTGTAAAttgttaattgatatttttagagcttgaatacataaaaaaaacgCAAATTTCGATTGCTGCAATTGATTCTTCGGAGAAAGAGGTTGAATTCGCCTCATCGGTGTTAGATATTCTTTTCTTCGGTATCCCTTCAACTTTGTACTCGTTTATCATCGGTCTACTATGGAAAATAACGCAGccaaattcaatattaaacatTCCTATctaaaaaacgataaaatttctttttctttctgcTCAGTTTGTGTAAATAATTCGGTGTCACATCCATTGAGCTATTCAGTCAATAAAACGCATAGCTAAGCTACGATTATAGTCAACGTTCACATAGGGTAACGTGAATGGTTCTTAgggagaaaaatttgaaaaattgccTGAAATAGTCTAAAAACAACACTTTTCTATCtcctataataatataatcactATAGTGGAGTGATTAAGGTAGGCAAAACAATTGAGTGACATTAGTatctgtcaatgtcaatatttatACGATGCTAACACAAATTATCTATGGTTAACTATCACTTGACATTAAACGTGTGTTTGATgtgtatttataatattactaaATCTAAAAGCcacaaatttctataaaatcaaaaaaatattgtgtgtTTGTGACTAAGGCGGCACACAAATTTAGGCAGAAGAACCCGATTGCTTGGTAACGTTGTAAACAGATCAATGTTATCGATAAATGCGTATAGATTGAAACTGACAGTTTTTAATAACATTATGTAGATGTTTATAAAgggtttttcgaaaattatgatAGTGTTAACCCAATTATGACTGAATATTGGAAAAGTAATTGGACTTTAGAAAATGAACAGAGTCTGTTTCATTAAAGGTTATTTTCTAACCTAATATACCAGGTAGTAGATGTGATCAGCTGACggattgtttttgtttttaacacGTTGAATGCCAAggaaattttcacaatttcatttaatcacgttatatcattaaaaatactaatttaaatacaaatattatcactaaaaagtatagaaagtttaattatgtgaaaaaatctCCTCGCGGAGgttaattatgaattattttgtgattGGTAGTCAACGTATTAACTTTGAAATCTTATTAATTCTCAGTGTATCATTTATTCTTATGAACAGTTCATACGTAAActtataccaaattttgaatgtactaCGGCTACCAAACTATGATATATCGATGGAAAAAAATGACATATCTggtatcaatttatatatttttataaaaactacaaaaattactaatattTAGAAAGAATATTCCTCAATGTACAATAAATAGCTATGATTTTCGTCAATGTTTGGCTTCTGGTAGGTCTATTTTAAGTCCTCAACATCTGTTGGGATTCTTGGATTTTTTTCTCTTCCTAGCACTCACAGCACCCAAATTCTCGTGGAAGAAATCcagtgatatttatttttaaagacaTATTACATCCCAAAACATTCACCAAACACTTCCAGGCTACTTTTTCCAGTTCATTCagttttgtttcaaagtttATATCCTTCATTAGTATTTGTGTACCATCTTTAAGCAtagcttttacaaaatttttcatcaggTCGAGATTTATATGCAACAGTGGTAAAAGTCGGGGTTCATCCTGATTTTTAGACGTTCTGATTGAATTGGAGATTTTGGCAAAGGCAGTTCGACACTATGTAGGATTGGTTTGTTGGCCGATAACAAGTTTGGGTACTGGACAGCGTGTTTGGAGTTGTTTGTGACGCCTTTTGTTTGAATGATCTTTTGGTTTCGTCCAAATTATTGGTATACCAAAAGGCAAATGTCTAGATTTTTTGTTTAGCCCTAATAGGAGTTTCACACATGTTAAACAACATATACGTGGAACCCAGGATGTATTTTGGTGTGCACAGGAAAACGAAAATAGTCTAAATAGCACTGGGATGTAAAAGTTAATTCTCCACACacaattattctacattcgaatgctccccttcaatatactcccctcccgtcgccacacacctttccatacgttttttccattgatcgaagcagtgctggaagtcttctttggtgagagcCTTTAAGAGCtttgccgttttttgctttaccgcttccatcgactcaaagcagatctttttctaacctttcaaggaaatctgaccAGTTGACGCAatagcttttggtcaggagttagattttttggcaccaatttcgcacagacttttgtcatgtataattcctcgtgtaaaatttttctttctgtttctttatcggcgtttacagcctgggcaatcatccggatgctcattcgacgatctgcacgtgcaatttggt
Coding sequences:
- the LOC130899617 gene encoding NADH-ubiquinone oxidoreductase 75 kDa subunit, mitochondrial, coding for MLRFTVSKILNGAKASPKHVFVATRCQSGEAKKPEKIEVFIDDNPVLVEPGTTVLQAAAMIGIEIPRFCYHERLAVAGNCRMCLVEVEKSPKPVAACAMPVMKGWRIKTDSEMTRKAREGIMEFLLVNHPLDCPICDQGGECDLQDQSMAFGSDRSRFTDIDFSGKRAVEDKDIGPLVKTIMTRCIHCTRCIRFASEIAGVDDLGTTGRGNDMQVGTYIEKLFMSELSGNIIDLCPVGALTSKPYSFTARPWEIRKVDSIDVHDALGSNIIVSTRTGEVMRIMPRVNEEINEEWLADKSRFSYDGLKRQRLVTPMIRDNQGELKPVDWEMALLTICKVIKQAGNKIGAIAGGFADAEALVALKDLLNRLGSENLCTEHTFPMDGSGTDLRSSYLLNNKIVGAEEADLVLLIGTNPRFEAPLLNARLRKGFIHNDLNVASIGPKIDLTFEHEDLGTDPNVLQNIVNGQHPFSKKLQAAKKPLIIIGSESLERKDGAAILSAAQTLAAKTAIENKEWKVLNVLHKVASQVAALDIGYTPGVDKIRDGDIQVLFLLGADNGAIDKSDLPRDCFIIYQGHHGDQGATIADAILPGAAYTEKQATYVNTEGRAQQTLVAVTPPGRAREDWKIIRALSEILGVKLPYDNLNEIRDRLEEVAPHLTRYGHVEGANYFSQATQLAKNTKTTFDQESPLDVKIKELQDYYMTDSISRASPTMAKCVQAVLKQKQSSCGK